The following coding sequences are from one Saprospiraceae bacterium window:
- a CDS encoding endonuclease/exonuclease/phosphatase family protein, whose product MIRFFFILNLICSLVFVITLIAAGADPSTYWLFSISSLLVPIFIVIHILFVVFWLLIKWRYAISSILLLMFAIPQLHLMVAFNDSSIEGKCSNSAFTVMSFNLYGLKNIKIAGDQNQALSIPKFLSFIRQHNPDVLCVQENNFYADEAITKSALYPYTHFDIQHGASIYSRYPIVDKGFVEFGRKTNSCLWADILVDGKKIRFYSVHLESNRVSKDVETITDKEDDPERLAIVRRMLRNYKNSSIIRAQQTKMILDHAQTAKNPVVIAGDFNDTPFSYVYSLLSEKYKDSFQERGSGFGSTFVGALPGLRIDFVWGGKKHFEFCFHRVLSTSFSDHNPILVKLYSRI is encoded by the coding sequence ATGATTAGATTTTTTTTCATACTGAATCTAATCTGCAGTTTGGTTTTTGTAATTACTTTGATCGCAGCTGGAGCAGATCCATCAACGTATTGGTTGTTTAGTATCAGCAGTCTTCTGGTGCCTATTTTTATAGTAATCCACATTCTATTTGTTGTTTTTTGGTTGTTGATCAAGTGGAGATACGCAATCTCATCAATTTTACTGTTGATGTTTGCAATACCTCAGCTGCATCTGATGGTAGCTTTTAATGATTCCAGCATAGAGGGAAAGTGTTCCAATAGTGCCTTCACCGTGATGTCATTTAACTTATATGGGTTGAAAAATATCAAAATAGCCGGAGATCAAAATCAGGCACTTTCCATTCCAAAATTTCTAAGCTTTATCAGACAACACAATCCCGACGTCCTGTGTGTACAAGAAAACAATTTTTATGCAGATGAGGCGATCACTAAATCCGCATTATATCCATATACCCATTTTGATATTCAACATGGTGCTTCCATCTATTCAAGATATCCAATAGTAGACAAAGGATTCGTCGAATTTGGGCGGAAAACCAATAGTTGTTTGTGGGCTGATATTCTTGTGGATGGTAAAAAAATCAGGTTTTACAGTGTCCATCTGGAATCCAATCGCGTTTCAAAAGACGTAGAAACAATTACCGACAAAGAAGATGATCCTGAACGCTTGGCTATAGTGAGACGGATGTTGAGAAATTACAAAAACTCTTCCATCATTCGCGCCCAACAAACCAAAATGATCTTGGATCATGCCCAAACAGCGAAAAACCCTGTAGTGATCGCAGGAGACTTTAACGACACACCATTTTCTTATGTTTACTCATTATTGTCTGAAAAGTACAAAGATAGTTTTCAGGAAAGGGGTAGCGGATTTGGAAGCACGTTTGTCGGCGCTCTTCCTGGGCTGAGAATTGATTTTGTATGGGGTGGAAAAAAACATTTTGAATTTTGTTTTCACCGGGTTTTGTCTACATCTTTTTCAGACCATAATCCTATACTTGTAAAACTTTATTCGAGAATTTAA
- a CDS encoding rhomboid family intramembrane serine protease, giving the protein MFRNLYQDLRHQLRYGGFWIWFLALSVFASIVFVIFQSLFQQILPDAAAFLFVSNQGSELFIKPWTLVTHAFFVPSLMSLLFQMIFLYWISYWVEDFIGRKKAIFIFIGGLLSGVIAFLICALFFQENKALWYGSSSGIAALLLAATTISPEFRLKFVLIGHVPLKYFTMAMIVFAVIFSLPVYPPYTAAMVAGGLFGYLYMVFSWKGYTIRFDHLFRSQRMQGPRLISPRKTSPSSNLSQEEQLNKILDKIKSGGLQSLSKEEQNFLENLKKGD; this is encoded by the coding sequence ATGTTTAGGAATCTGTACCAGGATTTGAGGCATCAACTGAGGTATGGCGGATTTTGGATTTGGTTTTTGGCTTTATCTGTTTTCGCCTCGATCGTTTTCGTGATCTTCCAAAGTCTATTTCAACAAATTCTGCCTGATGCTGCAGCCTTTTTATTTGTTAGTAATCAAGGCAGTGAGCTCTTCATAAAACCTTGGACATTGGTAACGCATGCATTTTTCGTACCTTCTCTGATGTCTCTTTTATTTCAAATGATTTTCTTGTACTGGATTTCATATTGGGTGGAAGATTTTATCGGGAGAAAAAAAGCCATTTTCATATTCATTGGAGGTTTATTATCAGGAGTAATTGCATTTTTGATCTGTGCCCTTTTTTTTCAAGAGAATAAAGCTTTGTGGTATGGATCTAGCTCAGGTATAGCAGCTTTGCTGCTAGCAGCTACGACAATCTCTCCGGAATTCAGACTCAAATTTGTATTGATAGGACATGTTCCTCTGAAATATTTTACGATGGCAATGATTGTATTTGCTGTGATCTTCAGTTTACCTGTTTATCCTCCTTATACTGCGGCAATGGTTGCCGGTGGTTTATTCGGATACCTTTATATGGTTTTTAGCTGGAAAGGTTATACTATAAGATTTGACCATTTATTTCGCAGTCAACGTATGCAGGGACCAAGACTTATATCTCCAAGAAAAACCTCCCCCTCTTCCAACTTAAGTCAAGAAGAACAACTCAATAAAATTTTGGACAAAATTAAATCCGGCGGTCTTCAAAGTCTCAGTAAAGAAGAGCAGAATTTTTTAGAAAACCTCAAAAAAGGTGACTAG
- a CDS encoding M28 family peptidase, with protein sequence MKFGFTVALSFLLMFTACKRSKVGDLPVFDKSSAYGFVRKQTDFGPRVPGSEGHRNCKDWLVSQFKEYGLSVNEQAFDAKTFDGKTLPATNIIASTNPGAKQRILLAAHWDTRPFADHDPDTSLHHKPILGADDGGSGVAVLLEIAKLLQHKPLSKIGVDIVLFDAEDYGNDNGGDPLSWCLGAQHWSKLAKQNGYRADYGILLDMVGGKDPRFTWDEVSIQYASRVLNKVWKIGEELGYKNYFVPIAEGALTDDHVFVNTIAETPMIDIINRPLNSPTGFVSHWHTHKDTPDAVDPVSLEMVGKTLLLLLFKEDVDEI encoded by the coding sequence ATGAAGTTTGGGTTTACTGTTGCTTTAAGTTTTCTTTTGATGTTTACTGCCTGCAAGCGGTCAAAAGTTGGAGATCTTCCAGTATTTGATAAGTCTTCAGCTTACGGATTTGTAAGAAAACAAACGGATTTTGGGCCAAGAGTACCGGGATCTGAAGGGCATCGCAACTGCAAAGACTGGCTTGTCAGCCAATTCAAAGAATATGGATTGAGCGTTAACGAACAAGCTTTTGATGCGAAAACCTTTGATGGAAAAACGCTTCCGGCAACAAACATTATTGCTTCAACCAATCCCGGTGCCAAGCAAAGGATACTTTTAGCTGCTCATTGGGATACAAGACCATTTGCCGACCATGATCCGGATACATCTTTACACCATAAACCCATTTTGGGTGCCGACGATGGTGGCAGTGGAGTTGCTGTTCTTCTTGAAATCGCTAAGTTGCTACAACACAAACCGCTTTCCAAGATAGGTGTAGATATCGTTTTGTTTGATGCTGAGGATTATGGCAATGACAATGGAGGTGATCCATTATCCTGGTGCCTCGGAGCTCAACATTGGTCCAAACTTGCCAAGCAAAACGGTTACAGGGCCGATTATGGCATTTTATTAGATATGGTTGGAGGCAAAGATCCTCGTTTTACATGGGATGAGGTATCTATTCAATATGCTTCGAGAGTACTCAATAAGGTGTGGAAAATAGGTGAAGAGCTGGGCTATAAAAATTACTTTGTACCAATAGCAGAAGGTGCATTGACTGATGATCATGTATTTGTCAATACAATTGCCGAAACTCCAATGATAGATATTATCAACCGTCCATTAAACTCACCCACAGGTTTTGTAAGTCATTGGCATACGCACAAAGACACACCTGATGCGGTAGATCCTGTAAGCCTGGAAATGGTGGGAAAAACTCTCCTTTTACTCCTATTTAAAGAAGATGTTGATGAAATTTAA
- a CDS encoding aminoacyl-tRNA hydrolase, whose translation MMKYLIAGLGNYDVDYVDTRHNIGFDVVDELVQSLGIDFGPGHLAKVASGKYKGKQLTIIKPTTYMNLSGKAIRNFLVKDKIDIENLLVITDDLHIPYGSIRLRPNGTAGGHNGLQNIQDELQTNKYSRLRIGIGSSFPMGRQVDYVLGKWTAKEAFVRPQITKLASEAIIEFIMAGINPAMNRFNSSKVELHE comes from the coding sequence ATCATGAAGTACCTTATAGCCGGATTGGGAAATTATGACGTCGATTATGTGGACACTCGGCACAATATTGGTTTTGATGTCGTGGATGAGCTCGTGCAATCGCTTGGCATCGATTTTGGACCAGGCCATTTAGCCAAGGTCGCCTCTGGAAAATACAAAGGAAAACAGCTGACCATCATCAAGCCCACAACCTATATGAATCTCTCCGGCAAAGCGATTCGCAATTTTTTAGTAAAAGATAAAATAGATATCGAAAATCTGCTTGTTATTACTGATGACCTGCATATTCCTTACGGTAGCATTCGCCTTAGACCGAATGGTACTGCTGGTGGACACAACGGCCTTCAGAATATCCAGGATGAGCTCCAGACTAACAAATACTCAAGGTTGCGCATCGGAATCGGTTCAAGTTTTCCTATGGGGAGGCAGGTAGATTATGTCTTGGGGAAGTGGACAGCAAAGGAAGCCTTCGTGAGACCGCAAATCACAAAACTGGCGAGTGAGGCTATCATCGAATTCATTATGGCCGGTATCAATCCAGCTATGAATCGTTTCAATTCATCTAAAGTTGAACTCCATGAGTAG